The genomic window CTGTTCTAGCAGGGATAAACAAAAAACTTGCTGTAGTTTCCTATTTGGCGGTAGGAAGTAAGAGGCAAATGGAGGGCAGAGTGGGAAGCTTCTCACATTATACTGTTTGAATATTGAACCTTGTAAATAGattataaattcaaataaatgatttacctgttttatttttttttattttctttttttccgatgcaaaagcaaaagagcctttattcgagctagctcgagctcgagctcaatcccctacctgcaccgatgcagcaatgcagcagtgagataccagggagagagcgATTTACCTATTTTAGTGTAATAACTCAAGATTCAAAATAGTTAAATGCCAGAGATATCACACTTCAGAAATACAGGGGTGAATCGTGGGAGAATATATATGCACTGGAATATATGCtaagatttcattaattttagatCTTAGTGTGTTGCTTTTATGTTACAACTGTCATTCCGAAGATAAGTAACAGAAACACTACTTTCTGTATAAGAACGCCttagggagttaaaaaaaaaaaaaagaatgtcttagaaaatgagcaagcaggggctcctggctgcctcagtctggagcatgtgactcttaatctcatgCAAGATtaagtgagttcgagcccaatgttgggcataaagtttactttaaaaaaagtttgaaggAAATGAGCCATTAAGAGTTTTTGATAGGGgcgcgtgagtggctcagtctgttaagcgttcaacttcagctcgggtcttgatctcacggttcgtgggttcgagccccgcgttgggctctgtgttgacagctcatagcctggagcctgcttcggattctgtcttcctctctcactgcccctcccctgcttgcactctgtctctttctctctcaaaaataaatattaaaaaaataaaagtttttgatAGTATGCAAtgtattttaggaatatttttctttaataaacgAGTTATATGAAATAGATACTTTATCATTTCTTAATGGCTTCCGGTCAGGTTTATGACCATGTTACTGTGCCAGTTTCttctgggttttaaaaaatacatctgttTGCAGTTATGCCAAATATTGTCAAACTTTCTAGTTATTCTGTCTGCTTACAGTGGAACTAATGTCTGGTTATTCCTCACAATGAATTCTTACTATCCAGATATTTTCTATAACAGCTTGCAACCATTTTGcccagaatttattttctaaatcagaAATCTGCCTTAACAATGTTTACATGGCTTGCAAGTTTGGGTAAGAGAATGTAGAATGTACTGCAATTGTATCTCAGCTATTCATAGTAACATCATATTTTGGGATATGTTCAAATGTGTTATGCAGTGTAGCTGTCATCTTCCTTTCATGAAGTGAAAATGTCTTCTAAGAAAGTAGGTAAACCTGTGAAGAAAGTGAGTAAGCCTGAGAGGTCAGGGAAAACCCATGTATTAGAAGATAACTTGAAAATGgtaaagcaggggcacctgggtggctcagtcggttaagcgaccaacttcagctcaggtcacgatctcgcggtccgtgagttcgagccccgcgtcgggctctgggctgatggctcagagcctggagcctgtttccgattctgtgtctccctctctctctgcccctcccccgttcatgctctgtctctctctgtctcaaaaataaataaacattaaaaaaattaaaaaaaaaaaaacaaaatggtaaagCATATTGAGaggtaaaaagataaaagttCTGTCATATGCATATGTTACCTACCAAATTTAAGAAGTTTTTTATGTAAGATGAGAAAATAACAACCAAGAGTGTTGTTGGTTTCGAAAGctttactgtttttgttgttgttgaattttttttgttaacgtttatttatttttgagagacaggaacagagcttgagcgggggaggagcagagagagggagacacagaatccgaagcaggctccaggctctgagctgtctgtacagagcccaccgtggggctcgaactcatgaactgcgagatcatgacgtgggctgaagtcggatgcttaaccaactgagccacccaggcgccccccctcaaAAGCTTTACTGTTAATCATAGCATCATATTTAGGAAAGGTAGAAAAATACTTGATACCATGGGTTGATAGCCACAATTAGTATGAGTTCCTTGGAGGATTGATATAtaggattttaatattttgtgctGTTTTGGGGAAATAGGTTGAGGGCTTTGGTGGACTAGGAACtaattttttctatttgagaTTATGGCATATAAACCCCTACTATGTAAAAATCActaatcatatttaaaataaaagagagtcAGAATATCTATATATGGCCTCTGGAGTCAGCCAGAGATGGATTTGTATCCTAATAGCCATTCCTATGGTATGTTAACTTTgaggaaataatttcatttcctaAGTTAGTATTTCAGCTTCTGTAAAATTTGTGTTATGTGATTGGCAGTGCTCTGGTGTTGTGAAGTGCCACAGCCCTAATTGCAGTTACCCCCAACTCCTTTGCCTCTCTTCTTATGTTGGCTGTTTTAGGGACAATTGCCAATACCGATGGAATGTAGCTTTTCTGCCTACTCCGAAGTAACTAAATACTGCTAAAGAAAAATTGAGTCCGCTGGTTTTACTTCTAATTTAACACTGAACACATTTTAAGTGAGTGCATGGTACTATCTTTGTAAACCTGTTCTTTAGTTTGACTTCCCATTGTttgctgtctcttcctgtctcctcaaatattccttccccttctccatcaTCACCCAAGCTGACGACTTTAtgtttcactgaaaaaaatagaaactatcatACAGGAATTCCCTCAGCTTTCAACCACCAAACCTTCATAGAATTCATccaccttccttttcctctatTACAGTAGAAGATATGTCCTCCCTGTAAAAGGCCAAATCCCTCACAGTTGGGATCCTGCCTCTCTTGCCTTTTCAGGGACTTTGTTCCTAtgcttattcttttgttttcctactatagctttattgaggtataagtcacataccataaaatctacttgtttaatgtgtataattcagtttttttagaatattcacaAAATTATGCAACTAtcacaattttagaatattttcaataccccaaaaagaaaccgTCGCTGTCCTTTTCCCTCTATGCTCTCACTTCCTCAGCCctgaacaacttttttttttttttttaagtttgtttattttgagagcgagtgctagcaggggaggggcagagagagagggagagatcccaagcaggctcttcactgccaGCAGAGTCCAACACAAGACTtccaactcatggaccatgagatcatgaccaagccaaaatccagaatcagatgcttaactgactgagctacccaggtgccccagccctgaGCAACTATTAATCTACTTTCTATGTATATAGATTTCTCTGTTTCGAACGTTTTCTGTAAACAGAATTGTATAATATGTTCTTTGCTATACTCTTGTCCTTTGTCATCAGTCTTTCCCTTTGTTAGATCATTCCCATCGACCAGAAAACATGTTCTAGTATATATTAATCAAAAccacacttggggcacctggctggttcagtcggtagaacGTGggtctcttgatcttggggtcatgagttcgagctccatgttgggtgtggagcctacttggaaaaaaaaaaaaaaaaaacttgattccATATCCCTTTTCCTGCTGTGCTTCTATTTCTCTGCCGTAATTTAGAATCAAACTTCTCAAAAGATTTGTTTCCATACTGCTTTCACTTCATCTCCCATTCACAACTGTCTATGCAAACACATGCACATGCCATAAaaagtttcttccttctcttatgagtagttttgtttgttttctagggctgctgtaTCAAAGTACCATAAGCTGAATGACTTAAAGCAACCAAAATTTACTTTCTCAAGAGTTTTGGAGGTAGAAGTCCAAAACCAATGCTGTTGTCATGGCTATGCTCCCTTTTAAGACTCTGTGGAAGAACATTCTCTTCTTAGTTTCTAACAGTTGCCAGCAATCCTTAGTATCCTTGGCTTGTAAATACATAAGTCCAGcctctgcctttgtcttcacatAGCccttttaagtttgagagagcgCATCCAAgcgagaggtagagagagagtgagagaatccccaagcaggactcaatcccatgagatcatgacctgagccaaaatccagagtcagatgcttactgactgagccacccaggcacactaaacttttttttttttttttaagtttatttatttattttgagaaagagaatcacaagcaggctcctgttatcagcatggagcctgatgtggtgctcgaactacaaaccatgagatcttgacctgagccgaaaccaagagtcagatgcttaaccaactgaaccacccagatgcccctgtcttctcctcttctgtttttaaatttttttaaatgtttgtttattagagagagggggaaaaaaacaggagtgggggagggacagagagagagagagagggagacacagaatccaaaggaggccccaggctctgagctgtcagtacagagtccaatgtggggcatgAGCTCACGAGCCattagatcataacctgagctgaaattggatgcttaaccgactgagccactcaggcactcctctcctcttcttataaggacatcagtcatactgTATTTAGGACCCACCCtgatccaggatgatctcatcttaactaattcgtctgcaaagaccctatttccaattTTGATCACCTTCACAGTTGGGGGAGCAGATGGTAGTTAGGACTTTATATCAATTAaagggacacagttcaacccacaaCAGTTAGCATTTCATGAATTGCAAACTGGTAAGTGTGGTAAAcaatgtgtgtttctttttaagaatatGCATTTCCTTTTCATGTATCTCAAGAATAGCCTTTAGCCTtgaatctgtttcttctttcatggTAGATAAAGCCTACTTTTGACATAACAGATAAGAATTGTACCCCATTTACTTTTCAGTCCACTGTAAGCTGGCTTTTGTTCTCATTCTGTACCAACAGTACTCTTTTCAGGTTTACTGCTAGATTTCTATGTCTTTGGCTCTGTGACAGTACACTtttgtcagtttcttcctttCATCACTGGGAACTTCTTAATCACCTTAGCTAGTAATTTTTTCTTCACCTAGTTTTCAGATTTTGTTGTTTCTCAGGGCTCTGTCCCAGgatgccttcttttttctttctggtctttCTTCATGACTCTCAATTTCATATCTCCAGTTCAGCAGTTTACTTTTTTGTGCACCATGCTTACTAACAAATAGTTTTAATTTAGATGTCCTACATCTCAAACAtaatgtgtccttttttttttttaaagtttattttgagagagagaaaccgtcaggggaagggcaaagacaggggacagaggatcagaagctgGCTCCCTCCACcctgatagcagggagcctgatgcaggctcaccattcacaaacctgtgagatcatgacctgagcctgcctaagttggatgcttaactgagctaccctggtgccccatcAAACTTAATATGTCTTAAATGGagctctttgtttcttcctcaaactgttttcctcctccctcctagGTTTCTTATTTCAGTAAATGCTAACTAACACTGTCCTCCCTACTGCCCATGCAGGAACATAGGTTATCTTTGATTCCTCCCCTTTTACTTACTGTGCATCACCACAGTTCTGTTGAGTCTTCCTGTAGATATATGCACTGCTACTGCACTAATCCTAGtcaccagctttttttttttgctgtaggTATTGAGTTAGTTTCAGAGTGTCTTTTTCCTATTACTACCCATGTCTGTAAACCATTCTCTTCCTAGTGCTAAGAATGGCCCTGTTAAAACATGAATCAGATCATGACACTCTcctacttaaaatcttttaatattttcctctgGTACCTGTTTTTGCTCACTAGATTCCACTAAAACTAGTTGCCTTTAACATGCCTTTTTATTCCAAACATACCAAACTGTTTCCTGCTATAACATACTTTGCAGTGCTTTTCCCTCCACCAGGGCTTTCTTCCCTGACGTTTTGACTTGGCTAGCTCCTGTTCCTCTCAATTTCAGTGTAAATGTTATATTTCAGAGAGACCTTCCCTAATCATGCTGTCTAAAGTAGATCCCAAAGCCCATATTCTCTATCCCATCCTTTTGCCTCTGTCATGGCATTTACCACAATTTGTGATAATTTAATTTGTGGCCCCAAAAGAATGTCTGCTCTGAGGCAGCAGAGACCATGTCTGTCTCATTAACCAGCGAATCCCTAGCACTTAATCTGATGCCTACCTAGAACATGGTAGATGTTCAGTGTTTACTTGTTAGATGAATGAGAAGTGAAATACTGTCATTAAGAAGCTTGTTGGATTGTGTAAAGTGAGATTTTCATCCACAGTCTGAGTTATTAAATGAACTTTATAAGGGGCTTTGAACTTTTTTAGGGAATTAACATTCCCAGAGTCTGATatccaaataaaagaaagataatttaaaagcaccattacattttaagaaacctgtcatatattgtgtatttttaaaatttacttatttaaatgcaagttagttaactattgtgtattttataaataaagcattttcattCAGAAAACCATTGTGAAAACAGCTGAATTTTCTCTACTGCTTGTAGTCACTCAACATCAATTAATAGTGGCTTCTTTGTCATTTCTAATGTGTGGAACAGGATGCCGAAAATGCCATTCAGCAGATGGGTGGCCAGTGGCTTGGTGGAAGACAAATCAGAACTAACTGGGCAACCCGAAAGCCTCCAGCTCCAAAGAGTACATATGAGTGTAGGTGTattggagaagaaaaggaaatgtggaaTTTTGGAGGAAAATACGCTAGATTTTAAATGTTAGAGCTGTTCCTGGAGACTTATTGCAGAAATAGATGAGAAGCAAATCAAGACTACTGTCCAAAATGtacttagttttcatttttgtgattttaaataataaatgatattatTTCTAATGTCAAGTCTCCTATTAAAGAGAGAATATTGAGTAATTTTTTGTAGATAATCTTGGGCGGGGGGATTAATCCTCAAGCAAACGTAGTATGTATTCTATACGCATTTTGGTCAGGGTAAAATTTACCACTATAGTAGTGTAGTCAGtgttacttttctctttctgaacaTTTCATTTCATGAGTTTAAAATACTAAACTTTTCCCTCCCCAGCAAACACCAAACAGCTGTCGTATGATGAAGTTGTAAATCAGTCTAGTCCAAGCAACTGTACTGTATACTGTGGAGGTGTCACTTCTGGACTGACAGGTATGGGAGGTTTACTTGTGTGGCATCTTGAGGTTAATGTTTTTACTGAAAAGCTTAATATCTGTATAGGATTTTATATAACTTagtgtggtttgtttttgttttctgtctaaTAGAACAACTAATGCGTCAGACTTTTTCACCATTTGGACAAATAATGGAAATTCGAGTCTTTCCAGATAAAGGATATTCATTTGTTCGGTATGGGTGGTTtattcgaaaaaaaaaaaattttctcccaaaaaatgtttgaatatttaACTTAgtagttttcttaaaaatttaccttggttagagaaatagaaatttctctAGCATTTAGCAGTATTTGCCACTGTTTTTTAATTGGTTCCCTCCCTGTTACCACAAGGCCAATAAAACATTATCTATTAAGAAGTTTCTCCAAAACTGtaagacttttgaaaaaaaatatagcaaagaaaataaacaatcgTATTGATTCTTTTGTATGAACTACCTGTTTTATGTCAAGctcagtttgatttttaaaaatagactttattcaTAAGTACTTTAAACAGTTAATATTGGTGATTCTTAGTATTCTTTCCAATAGGTTCAATTCGCATGAAAGTGCAGCACATGCAATCGTTTCTGTTAATGGAACTACCATTGAAGGCCATGTTGTGAAATGCTATTGGGGCAAAGAAACTCTTGACATGATAAATCCTGTGCAACAGGTGAGAGGGTTCTTGACTTTTCACAGTAATTGCTGGGCTAACAAtaggttattttaaaatgaaattgttggagggatgcctggggccgagtcggttaagtggcttactcttgattttggctcaggtcatgatctcacagttcgtgagatcaagccccaagatgggctctgtgctgcattccagagcctacttggggttttctctctccctctctctctgcccctccccagctcacgtacGTGCTCTcacatgctcgctcgctcgctctctcaaaaaaattttttaaaaatgaaattgttgaTAGTCCTTGTTTCTAGCTAAAGTGATTATCTGTAAGGGCTCTTGTTACATGTATTATAGTTCTAGAGTGGTAGTTTACCTGGCAGGGTATTCAATTTTTTCCTAACACTTGGTAGATCTATTCACATACTATTTGCAGAACTCACAAGCATGTTTGACTTAGTTGAAACAAAACCTATAAACATATTTAGAGCTTTGgcattttcttctagatttttgctgcttttgtttttccaggcAGCTTTAGTGGTTTCAAATGTAATCCCATAAAAATTTCTGTGAGGAAACTGTAAATGGAGCACCAAGACAAGAGTAGGAAAATCCTAAACTATGTACGTTTCTTAGGTAAACTGAATATAGgaataagtaatttttaaatcttccctatctagtttacaaaacatttaaacattatactgggtgtttaatatttattactaGGGCCTTACCTGCTACCTTA from Neofelis nebulosa isolate mNeoNeb1 chromosome 9, mNeoNeb1.pri, whole genome shotgun sequence includes these protein-coding regions:
- the TIA1 gene encoding cytotoxic granule associated RNA binding protein TIA1 isoform X11; translated protein: MATGKSKGYGFVSFFNKWDAENAIQQMGGQWLGGRQIRTNWATRKPPAPKSTYESNTKQLSYDEVVNQSSPSNCTVYCGGVTSGLTEQLMRQTFSPFGQIMEIRVFPDKGYSFVRFNSHESAAHAIVSVNGTTIEGHVVKCYWGKETLDMINPVQQQNQIGYPQAYGQWGQWYGNAQQIGQYMPNGWQVPAYGMYGQAWNQQGFNQTQSSAPWMGPNYGVQPPPGQNGSMLPNQPAGYRVAGYETQ